From Catharus ustulatus isolate bCatUst1 chromosome 17, bCatUst1.pri.v2, whole genome shotgun sequence, the proteins below share one genomic window:
- the SOGA1 gene encoding protein SOGA1 isoform X1: MSLELSGSDGESPGSAPPPPPSAGEASPLPEEPSAASVASSRLQLSTSLAFSDLTEELLDAGTDGLLRELEDLRSENDYLKDEIEELRAEMLEMRDVYMEEDVYQLQELRQQLDQASKTCRILQYRLRKAERRSLRVAQTGQVDGELIHSLEQDVKVAKDISVRLHNELEVVEKKRIRLEEENEELRQRLIETELAKQVVQNEMDKLRENSLKKRGSRSMGKTEKKPSVQEDSADLKCQLHFAKEESALMCKKLTKLAKENDGMKEELLKYRSLYGDLDSSLSVEELADSPHSREAELKVHLKLVEEEANILSRRIVELEVENRGLRAEMDDMKGQGDRELPGQDSRFLVGVSSCGDAGDTVAELRRHLQFVEEEAELLRRSLLELEDQNKLLLNELTKYKSDHELDVTLSEDSCSVVSEPSQEELATAKVQISELSGKVKKLQYENRVLLSNLQRCDLASCQSTRPMLETDAEAGDSAQCIPPPGWRDGLGSEADGQDRGLGSGKAPDGPAKLLKPKDLETLLGIRDQATLVSKAIDVLISDANGFTSGLKACLDNECAGVLLGEAVGSAADSPSDAKLMNVLLMRLGVLQQDLGCFVRKVDHLTGGFKEHMDSFPFSSPSSHDVTKEGLQKEHASDFQPDFRDADPFRIPHTKDMDPAHPRSYKTCRTEENDSYATEMKELQMVLSEANESLRGLQEQLSQERQLRKDEVENFSQKICQLKEDHQKALLRREFELQSLNLQRRLEQKFWSQEKNLLVQESQQFRQSFLLLFMKLKWFLKRWRQGKVVHSEGEDFLEVNSMKELYLLLEEEELAPQQQADNKMCAGDTWTPNTPNECIKTLADMKVTLKELCTELREERRGASELQQQFTKAKAAWEMERAELKCHIAQLESKAGKGIAERALPDWKVALKREREEHQHLLAESYSAVMDLTKQLQISEKNWNQEKVELLARFKEEQQQAEQQAKDLQNKLNQLQKGSSPWTLKHSEMEKHGSNWKEALNEKITDKEAISEAKAKGTNLKRTKSVSSMSEFESLLDCSPYLPGKNVPGLGDHARGKKASSTTQMLPNGIRDSTSLPPSNCTYVNIEQPAPDSLAKEKLDISSWDYSQASSLSGHDPAHKQIQRSYTAPDKTGIRIYYSPPVVRRLEAPLVHNKEGKIMIEPGFLFTMAKPKEPEESASAEGTYSQWLCNFSKQQQELLDGGAGDSAVPPVPRLPPSLHDLEISGNMSDDMKEITNCVRQAICSSSLERKVKSTSSQTVGLAHVGTQTIQTVSVGLQTDLPRGAGVHGKSWSPRSSSLVSVRSKQISSSLDKVHSRIERPCCSPKYGSPKLQRRSSSKLDASKDRSLWNLHQSKQNGSAWARSTTTRDSPVLSNINDGLSSLFSVVEHAGSTESIWKPGCPESSRAKPEAPKYGLVQEFFRNVCGRAQSPTAPQEKKEAAGEESKRAEHPSPATHHPAENFSRVLNKKVLKQGSCEDPKPSSPGQGSKDAVLRDPDLISAIASEDTACDCSSQSLTSCFARPSRSAVRHSPSKCKLHPAEPPRAEEKPGASTCNVKPSAF, encoded by the exons ATGTCGCTGGAGCTGAGCGGCAGCGATGGCGAGTCCCCGGGCagcgccccgccgccgccgccctcgGCCGGAGAGGCGTCGCCGCTGCCCGAGGAGCCCTCGGCCGCCTCCGTGGCCAGCAGCCgcctgcagctcagcacctcgCTCGCCTTCTCCGACCTCACCGAGGAGCTGCTGGACGCCGGCACCGACGGGCTGCTCCGCGAGCTGGAGGACCTGCGCTCCGAGAACGACTATCTCAAG GATGAGATCGAGGAGCTGCGCGCCGAGATGCTGGAGATGAGGGATGTCTACATGGAGGAGGACGTGtaccagctgcaggagctgcggCAGCAGCTGGACCAGGCCAGCAAGACGTGCCGCATCCTGCAGTACCGGCTGCGCAAGGCCGAGCGCCGCAGCCTGCGCGTGGCACAGACCGGCCAGGTGGACGGCGAGCTCATCCACAGCCTTGAGCAGGATGTCAAG GTGGCCAAGGACATCTCTGTGCGGCTCCACAATGAGCTGGAGGTGGTGGAGAAGAAGAGGatcaggctggaggaggagaacgAGGAGCTGCGCCAGCGGCTCATCGAGACCGAGCTGGCCAAGCAGGTGGTGCAGAACGAGATGGACAAGCTCCGAGAG AACTCCCTGAAGAAGCGGGGCTCTCGCTCCATGGGCAAGACTGAGAAGAAGCCATCAGTGCAG gaggACAGCGCAGACCTGAAGTGCCAGCTGCATTTTGCCAAGGAGGAGTCAGCCCTGATGTGCAAGAAGCTGACCAAGCTGGCCAAGGAGAACGATGGCAtgaaggaggagctgctgaagtaCAGGTCCCTGTACGGGGACCTCGACAGCTCCCTCTCCGTGGAGGAGCTGGCTGACTCTCCCCATTCCCGGGAGGCTGAGCTGAAGGTCCACCTCAAGCTGGTGGAGGAGGAAGCCAACATCCTCAGCCGGAGAATAGTGGAGCTGGAGGTGGAGAACCGTGGGCTGCGGGCAGAGATGGATGACATGAAGGgccagggggacagggagctgccagggcaggactCGCGGTTCCTGGTGGGCGTCTCGAGCTGCGGGGACGCAGGGGACACGGTGGCGGAGCTGCGCCGGCACCTGCAGTTCGTGGAGGAGGAGGCCGAGCTGCTGAGGCGCtcgctgctggagctggaggaccAGAACAAGCTGCTCCTGAACGAGCTGACCAAGTACAAGTCGGACCACGAGCTGGACGTGACGCTGTCCGAGGACAGCTGCTCGGTGGTGAGCGAGCCCTCGCAGGAGGAGCTGGCCACGGCCAAGGTGCAGATCAGCGAGCTCAGCGGCAAGGTGAAGAAGCTGCAGTACGAGAACAGGGTGCTGCTCTCCAACCTCCAGCGCTGCGACCTGGCCTCCTGCCAGAGCACCCGGCCCATGCTGGAGACCGACGCCGAGGCCGGCGACTCGGCACAGTGCATCCCCCCTCCCGGCTGGAGGGACGGGCTGGGCAGCGAGGCCGACGGGCAGGACAGagggctgggcagtgggaaGGCACCCGACGGCCCTGCCAAGCTGCTCAAGCCCAAGGACCTGGAGACTTTGCTGGGCATCCGGGACCAGGCAACACTGGTCAGTAAAGCCATCGATGTGCTGATTTCGGATGCCAACGGCTTCACCTCGGGGCTGAAGGCTTGCTTGGACAACGAGTGCGcgggggtgctgctgggtgaggcggtgggcagtgctgctgacagcCCCAGCGATGCCAAGCTGATGAACGTGCTGCTGATGCGGCTGGGCGTGCTCCAGCAGGACCTGGGCTGCTTTGTGAGGAAGGTGGATCACCTCACCGGCGGCTTCAAGGAGCACATGGACTCGttccccttctccagccccagcagccacgATGTCACCAAAGAGGGGCTGCAGAAGGAACATGCCTCTGACTTCCAG CCTGATTTTAGGGACGCCGACCCTTTCCGCATCCCCCACACGAAGGACATGGACCCCGCCCATCCCCGGAGCTACAAAACCTGCCGGACTGAGGAGAACGACTCCTACGCCACCGAG AtgaaggagctgcagatggTGCTGTCAGAGGCCAACGAGAGCCTgcgggggctgcaggagcagctctcacaggagaggcagctgaggAAGGACGAGGTGGAGAACTTCTCACAGAAGATCTGCCAG CTGAAGGAGGACCACCAGAAAGCACTGCTGCGACGGGAGTTTGAGCTGCAGAGCCTCAACCTGCAGAGGCGGCTGGAGCAGAAGTTCTGGAGCCAGGAAAAGAACCTGCTGGTGCAGGAGTCACAGCAGTTCAGGCAGagcttcctcctgctcttcatGAAGCTCAAGTGGTTCCTCAAACGCTGGCGCCAGGGCAAGGTGGTGCACAGTGAGGGCGAGGACTTTTTGGAG GTGAACAGCATGAAGGAGCTGTACCTGctgctggaagaggaggagctAGCCCCGCAGCAGCAGGCAGACAACAAGatgtgtgctggggacacctggaccCCCAACACG CCCAACGAGTGCATCAAGACTCTGGCAGACATGAAGGTGACCCTGAAGGAGCTGTGCACGGAGCTGCGGGAGGAGCGGCGTGGTGCCAgcgagctgcagcagcagttcaCCAAGGCCAAGGCTGCCTGGGAGATGGAGCGTGCTGAGCTCAAGTGCCACATCGCCCAG ctggagTCAAAGGCAGGCAAAGGGATCGCGGAGCGTGCGCTGCCAGACTGGAAGGTGGCACTGAAGAGGGAGCGTGAGGAGCACCAGCATCTCCTGGCTGAGTCCTACAGCGCTGTCATGGACCTCACCAAGCAGCTGCAGATCAGCGAGAAGAACTGGAACCAGGAGAaggtggagctgctggctcgcttcaaggaggagcagcagcaggcagagcagcaagcGAAGGACCTGCAGAACAAACTCAACCAG TTGCAGAAAGGATCCAGTCCATGGACATTGAAGCACTCTGAAATGGAGAAGCATGGCAGTAACTGGAAAGAG GCTCTCAATGAGAAAATCACAGACAAGGAGGCTATCTCTGAAGCAAAAGCCAAGGGAACCAACCTCAAAAG GACCAAGTCTGTTTCCTCCATGTCAGAGTTTGAAAGCTTGCTCGACTGTTCTCCCTACCTCCCTGGAAAGaatgtgccagggctgggtgaccATGCCCGGGGCAAAAAGGCATCCTCAACCACCCAGATGCTGCCCAACGGGATCCGGGACAGCACCAGCCTTCCTCCTTCAAACTGTACATATGTGAATATCGAACAACCTGCCCCTGACAGCCTGGCCAAGGAGAAGCTGGACATCTCCTCCTGGGACTACTCACAGGCAAGCAGCCTCTCGGGGCACGACCCAGCTCACAAACAAATCCAGAGGAGCTACACGGCGCCCGACAAGACAGGGATCCGCATCTACTACAGCCCGCCGGTGGTGCGCCGGCTGGAGGCGCCCCTGGTGCACAACAAGGAGGGCAAGATCATGATCGAGCCTGGATTCTTGTTCACCATGGCCAAGCCGAAGGAGCCGGAGGAGTCGGCCAGCGCCGAGGGCACCTACAGCCAGTGGCTGTGCAACttctccaagcagcagcaggagctgctggacgGCGGCGCGGGGGACAGCGCGGTGCCGCCGGTGCCACGCTTGCCCCCCTCGCTGCACGACCTGGAGATCTCTGGCAACATGAGCGACGACATGAAGGAGATCACCAACTGCGTGCGCCAGGCCATCTGCTCCAGCTCGCTCGAGAGGAAGGTGAAGAGCACCTCCAGCCAGACAGTGGGGCTGGCCCACGTGGGCACACAGACCATCCAGACGGTGAGCGTGGGCCTCCAGACCGACCTGCCCCGTGGCGCCGGCGTGCACGGCAAGAGCTGGTCCCCGCGCAGCTCCTCCCTCGTGTCCGTGCGCAGCAAGCAGATCTCCTCCTCCCTGGATAAGGTCCACTCCAGGATCGAGCGGCCATGCTGCTCCCCAAAATACGGCTCTCCAAAGCTCCAGAGGAGGTCTTCCTCCAAGCTGGACGCCTCCAAGGACAGGAGCCTGTGGAACTTGCACCAGAGCAAGCAGAACGGCTCTGCCTGGGCCCGTTCCACCACCACCCGCGACAGCCCCGTCCTCAGCAACATCAACGATGGCCTGTCCAGCCTGTTCAGCGTGGTGGAGCACGCGGGCAGCACCGAGTCCATCTGGAAGCCGGGCTGCCCTGAGAGCAGCCGGGCCAAGCCCGAAGCTCCCAAGTATGGCCTCGTGCAGGAGTTCTTCAGGAACGTCTGCGGGCGGGCGCAGAGCCCCACTGCGCCCCAGGAGAAGAAGGAGGCCGCTGGGGAGGAGAGCAAGAGAGCCGAGCACCCCAGCCCCGCCACCCACCACCCAGCCGAAAACTTCTCCCGTGTCCTGAACAAGAAGGTCCTCAAGCAGGGCAGCTGCGAGGACCCCAAGCCCTCGTCCCCTGGCCAGGGCAGTAAGGACGCAGTCCTGCGGGACCCCGACCTCATCTCGGCCATAGCCAGCGAG GACACGGCGTGCGATTgcagctcccagtccctcaCCTCCTGCTTTGCCCGGCCTTCCCGCTCCGCGGTCCGCCACTCCCCCTCCAAGTGCAAACTGCACCCCGCGGAGCCCCCCCGGGCGGAGGAGAAGCCGGGGGCCTCGA